The genomic region ATCCCGACGGCACCGGCGGAAGCGCCGCCGAGGTCCACGCCGCACGTCAGAGAGGCTGATCATGACCAAACCGATCCGGATCTTCCAGGTGGCCACCGGCAACGTCGGCTCCGAGATGATCAAACGCCTGCAGCACCGGGACGACCTGGAACTCATTGGGGTGCACTGCTATTCGGCGGACAAGATCGGCCGCGACGTCGGCGAGATCGTGGGCATCGGGCCCATCGGGGTGACGGCGACCGGCTCGGTCGACGAGATCATCGCCGCCAGACCCGATGTGCTGACCTTCCACGGTGTGTTCCCCGACGAGGACCTCTACGTCAAGGTGCTCGAGGCCGGCATCAACATCGTCACCACCGCCGACTGGATCACCGGGTGGCACCGCGACACCAACCATCCGCATCCCTCCGGTAAGCCGGTGACCCAGCTGCTGGCCGAGGCGTGCGCCAAGGGCGGCTCCACGTTCTACGGCACCGGCATGAACCCCGGCGTGAATCAGATTCTGGGCGTGGTGTGTTCGGCCGACGTCGCCGAGATCGAGAACGTCACCACCATCGAGTCCGTCGACGTGTCGTGTCACCACTCCCGCGACACCTGGATCGAGGTGGGCTACGGTCTGCCCGTCGACGACCCGTCCATCCCGGGCAAGCTGGAGAAGTACACCCGGGTGTTCTCCGACGCCGTGTTGATGATGGCCGACTGCTTCGACCTCAAGCTCGACGAGGTCAAGTTCAGCTACGAACTCGGCGCCTGCACAAAGGATGTCGACCTGGGCTGGTACAAGCTGCCGAAGGGTTCGCTGGGCGGCAACTACATCAAGTACCAGGGCATGGTGGACGGGGTACCGCGCGTCGAGACCCATCTGGAGTGGCAGATGACGCCGCACACCGACCCGCACTGGGATATCAAGGGCTGCTACATCACCCAGATCAAGGGCGATCCGTGCATCTACAACAAGCACATGATCTTCCCGAAACCCGGTGTGGACCTGTCGGATCCGGACAACTTCGCCTCGATCGGCATGACGGTCACCGGGCTGCCCGCCCTCAACGTCATCCGGTCCGTGGTGGCCGCCCCGCCCGGCCTGCTCACCAGCGCCGACGTGCCCCTGCGCGGTTTCGCGGGACGGTTCAAGCTGTAACTTGTCGTGCGTGAACGAGCGCAACGAGACCGTCGCCCGCGCGGTGGCCGCTGCGGGTATCGAACCCGCGATCAGGATCCTGGACGCCGACGTCAAGACGGCAGCGGCGGCGGCGCAGCGCCTGGGTTGCGAGGTGGGCGCGATCGCCAACAGCCTGGTGTTCGACTGTGACGGTGAGCCGCTGCTGGTGATGGCCAGCGGGGCCGCCCGGGTGGACACCGACCTGTTGGCCAAGCAGCTGGACGCGCAGCGGATCAGCCGGGCCACACCGCAGTTCGTCAAGGCGGCGACC from Mycolicibacterium phlei harbors:
- a CDS encoding NAD(P)H-dependent amine dehydrogenase family protein, producing MTKPIRIFQVATGNVGSEMIKRLQHRDDLELIGVHCYSADKIGRDVGEIVGIGPIGVTATGSVDEIIAARPDVLTFHGVFPDEDLYVKVLEAGINIVTTADWITGWHRDTNHPHPSGKPVTQLLAEACAKGGSTFYGTGMNPGVNQILGVVCSADVAEIENVTTIESVDVSCHHSRDTWIEVGYGLPVDDPSIPGKLEKYTRVFSDAVLMMADCFDLKLDEVKFSYELGACTKDVDLGWYKLPKGSLGGNYIKYQGMVDGVPRVETHLEWQMTPHTDPHWDIKGCYITQIKGDPCIYNKHMIFPKPGVDLSDPDNFASIGMTVTGLPALNVIRSVVAAPPGLLTSADVPLRGFAGRFKL
- a CDS encoding YbaK/EbsC family protein → MNERNETVARAVAAAGIEPAIRILDADVKTAAAAAQRLGCEVGAIANSLVFDCDGEPLLVMASGAARVDTDLLAKQLDAQRISRATPQFVKAATGQVIGGVAPTGHPSPLRTVVDESLRDYPLLWAAAGTPDSVMPLTYDQLLTLTGGRPMRVR